CCGGACCTTTGCGGTCATCTCACAAACCTGATCAATTAAGGGCTTCGCGGGACAAACCTCGACCTAAGCGAGCAGGGGTAAAGCTCAATCGACAGAAAAGCCGGAACGCGCCATCGATACGGACCTTGACCCTTAACGATGCCGCACAGATCTGTTTGTAACTTCGTAAATTCTAAGCGCCGACCGATTCGCGATCTTCCGATTCGATCAGGTACGGCGTGACCGCGGGACGGTCAATATCTTGTTCCAGAACCTTGGCGATGACCGGCAAAGAGAGCGACCGGGTCTTCCCGATTCCGGGCACTTCTTTGCCCTTGGCGTAAACGGCATGTCGCCCATGCTCCTGATACCATTCGCTCAAGCTGGCGGTCTTGTGCATCTCTTCGATGATCTGTCGCCAGCCGACGCCGGTGTTGTAAGCGCAAAATGAGACCTCGCCTTCCTGCGTGCCATAAGGGATGACGCACATTTCCGTCCGACGGAAATCGTATGTAAAGAGGTCTTGGAACCACATTCCCTCGACACAAAGTACACGCCAGACGTCGTCGTCGGCTTTTTCGGCCTTCATTCGGTCATTGCGGTCGGAGTTAGATGTCGTTGAAGATGGCTTGAAAAGATTAACGATCTGCGAGATCGGAAAACCGTCAGGCGCCTTCGCCGCGTCGTAATTTCGCATGATGGCCATGCCTAGCTGAGCCATCGTCAGCTTTTTGCCGCGTGCCGTATCGGTGATCGTGGCAACATCTTTCATGAACTGCTCGTAGTTGAAGAATTCGAAGAGCGACTTCATCTGATTGGTCTTTTTATTGACGACCATCAGCGTAAAAATTCCGCAGTTCGGATGGCAATTGCACGACGACCATCCCCACGGAGCATCAGCCCCCTGGAGCATATCCATGACGGATGTGAACGCCGAATAGCTGGAAAGCGGAAACCAATCGCGCATCGGTTGAAGGACACCGCCAAGCTGATCTTTCAGATCGTGCGTCATGCCGGCGAGTGTGTAACGCTGTTCGATCCGGTCTTTATCTGAAACGTCCTCATCGCGGCCCGTAAAGCTCACAGGCTGAAAGGCGATCGTCTGCACCTTGTCGATGTTCTCGGCGGCAAACTTCACGATGCTTCCGATACCGTTGTTGTTCCACGAATTTACGATCGTAGTGACGAGAGTGACCTTGATCCCGACCGCGGCGAGATTCTCGATCGCTTTGAGCTTGACGTCAAAGAGGTTGCCTACGCCTCGGTGTTTGTTGTCCTCTTCGTTTGTGCCGTCAAATTGAAGATAAACGCCGTGTTGCCCGGCCTCTTTTGCGGCTTTGCAAAACTCGATGTCCTCGGCATATCTGATGCCGTTCGTCGCGGCAAGGATCCGATAGAAACCGATCTTCTTAGCGTACGCCACGGCATCGAGAAAGTACGGCGAAAGCGTCGGTTCGCCGCCAGAGAACAAGATGATGATCTGTCGCCGCGGCTTGAACGAGACTGCCCGGTCAAGGATCGCCTTCGTGTCCTCGAACGTCGGTTCGTGAACGTAGCCAACCTGATTCGCATCCATGAAGCACGGATTGCACATCATGTTGCAGCGGTTGGTCAAATCGACCGTTAAAACTGCACCTCGGCCGTATTTGATGTCGCTCGTGCCGTGATGGTGAACGTGTTCATCCTCGGCAGATCTGAAATCGCGTCCGAAAAAGAGGCCTTCGATCCGTTCCAAAAAACGAGCGTCGGTTGCCAGAATATCTTCGAATTCGCCGTGTGTCGGACAAGTCTTCCGCATCAGGACCTGGCCATTTTCTTCGACTATGTCGGCCTTGATCTCGCCCGGATGTGAATGCATCAAAATGTCGAGCGGGATGTCGCCGGAGATGACGCCCTCGCGGACCGACTTGACGCATTTCGGACAAAGACTGTCGGTCTGCCGCGGAAACCCAAGCGGCGGAGCCGTTCGTTCATAAGACTTCAGAAGCGGCTCCGCTGCCCACGCGGGCTGGATCGACTCGCCCTCTGGCAACGCCTTGTTTATCGTCTGAAACGCCTTCCATCCAATATCGGCCAGTTTCGAAACGGCCTTCGAACCGGTTCGTCCCTTTCCGTTTTCTTCGCCTCTTCTGAAGTTATCGCTGAACATTATTTCTTTGATTTTGCAGTTAAAGAACGGAATTTTACCAGACTTCGTGCATTCTGACCAGCAAAGCAACGGTTCAAATCGCTCGGCCGTGGCACAACGATTGCACCCCAACCTGGCAGGAAGTGAATTGTGTATCGAATCGATACTAATCGTTCAGGATTTATGATCCTGATATTTGAGGAACAAGGGAATAATTATGAACAAAGAGCAACGAAATGAGTTACTGTATCAGGCACTGGAAACAGAATTGGGCGGCGTTGAGATCTATCGAACCGCAATTAGCTGCGCGGTCAATGCAGATCTGAAGAAGGAGTGGGAAGAGTATCTTGAACAAACCAAGAAACATGTACAGATAATCGAGGATGTGTGCGAACAGTTGGGTCTTGAGACTTCGAAAGAGACCCCGGGCCGTGTTGTAGTAAGACATATTGGCGAATCGCTGAACAAAGCAATGGAAATGGCGAAAGCCAATGGAACGAAAAAAGCCGCCGAGCTGGTTGCCGCAGAGTGTGTAATTCTTGCCGAGAGCAAGGATCACATGAATTGGGACTTAATCGGGGAACTTGCAAAAAAGGAAACCGGTGAAGCTAAGAAAATTCTGAGCCAGGCTTATGATGAAGTTCACGAACAGGAAAGCGAGCACCTCTTTCACACAAAAGGCTGGTGTCGCGAGCTATGGATCGACTCTTTAGGCATGCCGGCGGTGCTGCCGCCGCCAGAGGAAGAAAAGGACGTAAAGACCGCAATTGGAGCGGCAAGAGCGGCTCAGGCACGATCAGCAATGATCTAAATGAGCGGACGAGTATTGACTGGGAACACTGCGGAGCGGGCGACCGCTCCGTTTTTGTTTCCTGGCCCTCATTGAAAAGACTCGATGGACTTCACTACGGCCTTAGTGTCCCCTTTGCCTTTGCCGCGACTGAAATTATCGCTAAAATACAGGTTTCTTGAATCGCAACCATTTTTTTGCAGAAGTAATAATCTTGCGAAAGCGAAATGGAAGCTTATTCAGTCAGTCTCGCTACGGCAAAAACATTCCCATTTATAGCAATATCTGGGTTTCTTGCCTGGCCAGCCACCACAACTTTACCATCCGCCTGCAACGCAAGATCGGAGGCCGTAGCGAATTGACCTGTTGAAAATGCGAAGTTTGTTTGGTCCTCGAGAGATCCGGTCGAAGAAAACCGCGCTAAAAGAAAAGTTGCAGCAGATGTCTGGCCGAGCTGGCCGGCAATTCGGATCTTGCCATCTGCCGAAACCAGTACCGAGCTGGCAAAGTCCACGTCGCCCGGCGCGAAATCATTAATTGCGATGCCGCTGCTCCCGAACGTCGAATCGAGCCTGCCGTTTGGCCTGAAACGAGCCATCCACACGTCCGTATCAGGGCCTACGACGCTGCCGGATAGAAGTATATTGCCATCCGATTGCGCAGCTACTGCGCGAACGGTACCTGTCAGTCCCGGGCCGAAGGGGACACGGAGAGAGCCAACGTGCCCGAACGTCTTGTCTCGGCTTCCCGTTTCCGTCAAGCGGGTCATGAAAAAATTGCTGAAATTGGAACTAGGGTCATTGCCGACAATGAGGATCTTGCCGTTGTCAAACGTGAGCATCTGGACAATCGACGGCGACGATACCTTGTTAAACACGATCGCAACAACGCCGTTGTTCCCGAAACTAGAGTCGCGGGTGCCGTCCGGATTTAGACGATAAAGAAAATACTCACCTTGGTCGGTCATAAGAGCGAGAATTTTCCCGTCACCCCTCACCGCGATCTGTTCCGGCCGCGCTGAAAAAAAACCAAAGCAGCATGGGCCAATACTCACGTTAGAGGCAAAGAGACTGTCTATCACCCCGTTTGGCGAGAGACGGACTGCTGAAACTGTGCTGGATCCGACGGGCAGCCTGAAAACCTGCGACATTCGCAACGTCGATCCATCCGCGTACATCAGTGCATCCCGAAAGTTTGTAAAGGCGTCTGACCGCCAATCGGTGATCTTTCCTCCCGAACCGTAACCCGGATCGAGGGATCCACCCGGCGTATATCCGACCCAGGCGATCCCGGTCAACGCCCCGTCAGGTGTTCGGTTTGTGAATGTGCCGCCGACTAATATCCTGTTGTTAGGCTGAACAAAAACCCTCAAAGCGCCGGAGTTATAAGTGGTGGATGAATCGGGAAACGAGATCGTGACCTTTCCACCGCTTCCGAATGTCGGATCCAGTGTAAAAGATGCGAAGACGGGAGTGCCGGAACACGAAAAAATGATGATGAAGCTAAAGGCTCTTAACCTCATCAAGCCAAAACGCTTGAAAGTAGACATCATATAGCAGTCCCCCAAGAAAGTTTTGTCGCTTTTATCCGGGTAGCATAACACGGATCTTTGTTCGAAGGTGAAATAAAACGGAGGGTTCACGGGTGAGGTCCGGGCACGGCAATTTTCGCACACCCGCTGCAATTTTTGGTTGCGTAGTCAGAAAGTGTACAGATTTCATCAACCAGTTTATTGGACGAAACCGAGAACGGAATGATCTGGACGACTATTGTTATTTTATTGCTTTTGTGGTCGCTGCATTGATCGTTGACCGTATTCGCGGGCGCCGCGGTTAAGGATCGGTCTTTACTTAGGTGATGTTTGTCGCGACGATCGAAAGTTCTTTTGCGGTTTTTTATTTAGACAAGCTGGTGAGATCAGTGGATCAGGGAGACTTCGACCATAACACCTTCGCCTTCGTGTGTTGCGGCGAAGAAGCTCGGTGCGCAGATCGGCATTGAAAAGCATTTTAATTTCACCTGCCATCAGCTTGGCAAAGGGCTTCAGGACAGGGCCGCCGACAGCATTGATCAAGTAATCCATCGAGGGGAACTTTTCGACAGCCGAGGCGACAAGCTTTTTCGAGTCGATCTCGTTGGATGCATCAGAGTAACAGCTGAAATACTGCCGTTCCGTAGTCCAATCAACTTTTAGTCAAGCTCCAGCAACTCGCTTTCGGTCCGCGAGGTGAGCACAAGATTAGCACCGCTGCCCGAAAGC
The DNA window shown above is from Chloracidobacterium sp. and carries:
- a CDS encoding radical SAM protein, translating into MFSDNFRRGEENGKGRTGSKAVSKLADIGWKAFQTINKALPEGESIQPAWAAEPLLKSYERTAPPLGFPRQTDSLCPKCVKSVREGVISGDIPLDILMHSHPGEIKADIVEENGQVLMRKTCPTHGEFEDILATDARFLERIEGLFFGRDFRSAEDEHVHHHGTSDIKYGRGAVLTVDLTNRCNMMCNPCFMDANQVGYVHEPTFEDTKAILDRAVSFKPRRQIIILFSGGEPTLSPYFLDAVAYAKKIGFYRILAATNGIRYAEDIEFCKAAKEAGQHGVYLQFDGTNEEDNKHRGVGNLFDVKLKAIENLAAVGIKVTLVTTIVNSWNNNGIGSIVKFAAENIDKVQTIAFQPVSFTGRDEDVSDKDRIEQRYTLAGMTHDLKDQLGGVLQPMRDWFPLSSYSAFTSVMDMLQGADAPWGWSSCNCHPNCGIFTLMVVNKKTNQMKSLFEFFNYEQFMKDVATITDTARGKKLTMAQLGMAIMRNYDAAKAPDGFPISQIVNLFKPSSTTSNSDRNDRMKAEKADDDVWRVLCVEGMWFQDLFTYDFRRTEMCVIPYGTQEGEVSFCAYNTGVGWRQIIEEMHKTASLSEWYQEHGRHAVYAKGKEVPGIGKTRSLSLPVIAKVLEQDIDRPAVTPYLIESEDRESVGA